In Syngnathus scovelli strain Florida chromosome 10, RoL_Ssco_1.2, whole genome shotgun sequence, the following are encoded in one genomic region:
- the exoc1 gene encoding exocyst complex component 1 isoform X2 — MTAIKHALQRDIFTPNDERLLGIVNVCKAGKKKKNCFLCATVTTERPVQVKVVKVKKSDKGDFYKRQLTWELRDLTEVDAKDASKENPEFDLHFEKVYRWVASSTAEKNSFISCIWKLNQRYLRKKVEFVNVSSQLLEESVPSGESQSVAGGDEDALDDYQELSTREEQDIEGMMEVCEYAISNAEAFAEQLSRELQVLDGANIQSIMASEKQVNILMQLLDEALGEVDTIEGKLSSYEEMLQSVKDQMDQISQSNRLIQISNTNNGKLLDEIQFLVHNMDLSKGHIRALRDGDLSSPKGIEACINGTEALLQCMNVAFLPGHDKLMAVKQQQELFTELRDTFARRLTNHLNNVFVHQFNHFSHFKMTIPHFYRSSCLSLPGHDQTSTLSQHTMELTLPKHSPLHRDLLRYAKLMEWLKITHREKYEGLSRTYVDYMSRLYEREIKDFFEIAKIKMAGTSKEAKGKFATLPRKESALRQETESLHGSSGKLTGSTSSLNKLSVQGSNSRRSQSSSLLDMGNMSASDLDVADRTKFDKIFEQVLSELEPLCLAEQDFISKFFKLQQNSSVPPPLQEARESDGSVQSRMPPQAEHRHSLSSDKDMVRLMMNKVFQSIETELNSLIALGDKIDSFHSLYMLVKMSHHVWTAENVDPASFLSTTLGNVLVTVKRNFDKCISGQIRQMEEVKISKKSKVGILPFVTGFEEFAELAETIFRNAERRGDLDKAYVKLIRAVFMNVEKVANESQKTPRDVVMMENFHHIFSTLSRLKISCLDTERREAKHKYTDHLQSYVINSLGQPLEKLNHFFEGVEARVAQGIREEEVSYQLAFNKQELRKVIKEYPGKEVKKGLDNLYKKVDKHLCEEESLLQVVWHSTQDEFIRQYKHFEDLIGRCYPGSGITMEFTIQDMLEYFSSIAQSH; from the exons ATGACGGCCATCAAGCACGCCCTCCAGCGAGACATCTTCACACCCAACGATGAGCGTCTGCTGGGCATTGTCAATGTTTGCAAGGcggggaagaaaaagaagaactgCTTTTTGTGTGCCACAG TCACCACCGAGCGGCCCGTGCAGGTCAAAGTGGTCAAGGTGAAGAAATCCGACAAAGGAGATTTTTACAAACGACAGCTGACGTGGGAACTCCGTGATTTGACCGAAGTAGACGCCAAAGATGCAAGCAAG GAAAACCCCGAGTTCGACCTTCACTTTGAGAAGGTCTACCGCTGGGTAGCCAGCAGCACGGCCGAGAAGAACTCATTCATCTCGTGCATATGGAAGCTGAACCAACGCTACCTGAGAAAGAAGGTGGAGTTTGTCAATGTCAGTTCTCAGCTGCTTGAAG AGTCGGTGCCCAGCGGCGAGAGCCAGAGTGTCGCCGGCGGCGACGAGGACGCTTTGGATGACTACCAGGAGCTAAGCACCCGCGAGGAGCAGGACATCGAGGGCATGATGGAGGTGTGCGAGTACGCCATCTCCAACGCCGAGGCCTTTGCCGAGCAGCTCTCCAGGGAGCTGCAGGTCCTCGACGGG GCCAACATCCAGTCCATCATGGCGTCGGAGAAGCAGGTCAACATCCTGATGCAGCTGCTGGACGAGGCGCTGGGCGAGGTGGACACCATCGAGGGCAAGCTGAGCAGCTACGAAGAGATGCTCCAGAGCGTCAAGGACCAGATGGACCAGATCTCGCAGAGCAACCGACTCATCCAAATCAGCAACACCAACAACGGCAAGCTGCTGGATGAGATCCAGTTCCTCGTG CACAACATGGACCTGTCCAAGGGCCACATCAGAGCCCTGCGAGACGGCGACCTAAGTTCTCCAAAAGGCATCGAGGCTTGCATCAATGGCACCGAAGCCCTTCTGCAATGCATGAACGTGGCCTTCCTGcccg GTCACGACAAGTTGATGGCTGTGAAGCAGCAGCAGGAACTCTTCACCGAGCTGAGGGACACATTCGCTCGCCGCCTCACCAATCATCTCAACAACGTCTTTGTGCACCAG TTCAACCACTTCAGTCACTTCAAAATGACCATCCCTCACTTCTATAGGTCCTCCTGTTTGTCACTTCCA GGCCACGACCAGACTTCCACCCTGTCCCAACACACTATGGAGCTGACCCTGCCCAAACACAGCCCCCTCCATCGGGACCTTCTGCGCTACGCTAAGCTCATGGAGTGGCTGAAGATCACCCACCGGGAGAAGTACGAGGGTCTGTCCAGG acCTACGTGGACTACATGAGTCGACTGTACGAACGAGAAATCAAAGACTTCTTTGAGATAGCAAAGATCAAGATGGCGGGAACGAGCAAGGAGGCCAAGGGCAAGTTTG CCACGCTTCCGCGGAAAGAGAGCGCGCTCAGACAGGAGACGGAAA GCCTTCACGGCAGCTCAGGAAAGTTGACGGGGTCTACTTCCAGCCTGAACAAGCTGAGCGTGCAGGGCTCCAACAGCCGGCGCTCGCAGTCGTCCTCGCTACTGGACATGGGCAACATGTCGGCCTCCGACCTGGACGTGGCCGACCGCACCAAGTTCGATAAG ATATTCGAGCAGGTCCTCAGTGAGCTGGAGCCTCTCTGCCTCGCCGAGCAAGACTTCATCAGCAAGTTCTTCAAGCTGCAGCAGAACTCGAGCGTCCCACCTCCCCTG CAAGAAGCCAGGGAGTCGGATGGCAGCGTGCAATCAAGAATGCCTCCCCAGGCAGAACACAGACACTCCTTATCTTCAGA CAAAGACATGGTCCGGCTGATGATGAATAAAGTCTTCCAGAGTATCGAGACGGAGCTCAACAGCCTCATCGCTCTAGGCGACAAGATCGACAGCTTCCACTCGCTCTACATGCTGGTGAAGATGAGCCACCACGTGTGGACGGCGGAGAACGTCGACCCGGCGTCTTTTCTCAGCACCACGCTGGGAAACGTGCTGGTCACAGTCAAGAGAAACTTTGATAAATGCATT TCCGGCCAGATTAGACAGATGGAGGAAGTGAAAATTTCCAAGAAGAGCAAAGTTGGCATCTTACCTTTCGTCACGGGCTTTGAAGAGTTCGCCGAGTTGGCCGAGACCATCTTCCGGAACGCGGAACGTCGCGGGGACCTGGACAAAGCTTACGTCAAGCTCATCAGGGCCGTCTTCATGAACG TGGAAAAAGTGGCCAACGAGAGCCAGAAGACGCCGCGGGACGTGGTGATGATGGAGAACTTCCACCACATCTTCTCCACGCTGTCTCGGCTGAAGATCTCCTGTTTGGATACCGAGAGGCGCGAGGCCAAGCACAAATACACGGACCACCTGCAGTCCTACGTTATCAACTCTCTGGGACAACCTCTGGAAAAGCTCAAc CATTTCTTCGAAGGCGTGGAAGCCCGCGTGGCCCAAGGGATCCGCGAGGAGGAGGTGAGCTATCAGCTGGCCTTCAACAAGCAGGAGCTCCGCAAGGTCATCAAAGAGTACCCCGGAAAAGAGGTCAAGAAGGGACTGGATAACCTCTACAAGAAGGTGGACAAACACTTGTGCGAAGAAGAAAGCCTGCTCCAG GTGGTTTGGCACTCCACGCAAGACGAGTTCATCCGACAGTATAAACACTTTGAAGACTTGATCGGCAGATGTTACCCCGGTTCCGGAATCACCATGGAGTTTACCATCCAGGACATGCTGGAGTATTTCTCCAGCATTGCTCAATCCCATTAG
- the exoc1 gene encoding exocyst complex component 1 isoform X4, whose translation MTAIKHALQRDIFTPNDERLLGIVNVCKAGKKKKNCFLCATVTTERPVQVKVVKVKKSDKGDFYKRQLTWELRDLTEVDAKDASKENPEFDLHFEKVYRWVASSTAEKNSFISCIWKLNQRYLRKKVEFVNVSSQLLEELPKAEESVPSGESQSVAGGDEDALDDYQELSTREEQDIEGMMEVCEYAISNAEAFAEQLSRELQVLDGANIQSIMASEKQVNILMQLLDEALGEVDTIEGKLSSYEEMLQSVKDQMDQISQSNRLIQISNTNNGKLLDEIQFLVHNMDLSKGHIRALRDGDLSSPKGIEACINGTEALLQCMNVAFLPGHDKLMAVKQQQELFTELRDTFARRLTNHLNNVFVHQGHDQTSTLSQHTMELTLPKHSPLHRDLLRYAKLMEWLKITHREKYEGLSRTYVDYMSRLYEREIKDFFEIAKIKMAGTSKEAKGKFATLPRKESALRQETESLHGSSGKLTGSTSSLNKLSVQGSNSRRSQSSSLLDMGNMSASDLDVADRTKFDKIFEQVLSELEPLCLAEQDFISKFFKLQQNSSVPPPLQEARESDGSVQSRMPPQAEHRHSLSSDKDMVRLMMNKVFQSIETELNSLIALGDKIDSFHSLYMLVKMSHHVWTAENVDPASFLSTTLGNVLVTVKRNFDKCISGQIRQMEEVKISKKSKVGILPFVTGFEEFAELAETIFRNAERRGDLDKAYVKLIRAVFMNVEKVANESQKTPRDVVMMENFHHIFSTLSRLKISCLDTERREAKHKYTDHLQSYVINSLGQPLEKLNHFFEGVEARVAQGIREEEVSYQLAFNKQELRKVIKEYPGKEVKKGLDNLYKKVDKHLCEEESLLQVVWHSTQDEFIRQYKHFEDLIGRCYPGSGITMEFTIQDMLEYFSSIAQSH comes from the exons ATGACGGCCATCAAGCACGCCCTCCAGCGAGACATCTTCACACCCAACGATGAGCGTCTGCTGGGCATTGTCAATGTTTGCAAGGcggggaagaaaaagaagaactgCTTTTTGTGTGCCACAG TCACCACCGAGCGGCCCGTGCAGGTCAAAGTGGTCAAGGTGAAGAAATCCGACAAAGGAGATTTTTACAAACGACAGCTGACGTGGGAACTCCGTGATTTGACCGAAGTAGACGCCAAAGATGCAAGCAAG GAAAACCCCGAGTTCGACCTTCACTTTGAGAAGGTCTACCGCTGGGTAGCCAGCAGCACGGCCGAGAAGAACTCATTCATCTCGTGCATATGGAAGCTGAACCAACGCTACCTGAGAAAGAAGGTGGAGTTTGTCAATGTCAGTTCTCAGCTGCTTGAAG AACTTCCTAAAGCGGAAG AGTCGGTGCCCAGCGGCGAGAGCCAGAGTGTCGCCGGCGGCGACGAGGACGCTTTGGATGACTACCAGGAGCTAAGCACCCGCGAGGAGCAGGACATCGAGGGCATGATGGAGGTGTGCGAGTACGCCATCTCCAACGCCGAGGCCTTTGCCGAGCAGCTCTCCAGGGAGCTGCAGGTCCTCGACGGG GCCAACATCCAGTCCATCATGGCGTCGGAGAAGCAGGTCAACATCCTGATGCAGCTGCTGGACGAGGCGCTGGGCGAGGTGGACACCATCGAGGGCAAGCTGAGCAGCTACGAAGAGATGCTCCAGAGCGTCAAGGACCAGATGGACCAGATCTCGCAGAGCAACCGACTCATCCAAATCAGCAACACCAACAACGGCAAGCTGCTGGATGAGATCCAGTTCCTCGTG CACAACATGGACCTGTCCAAGGGCCACATCAGAGCCCTGCGAGACGGCGACCTAAGTTCTCCAAAAGGCATCGAGGCTTGCATCAATGGCACCGAAGCCCTTCTGCAATGCATGAACGTGGCCTTCCTGcccg GTCACGACAAGTTGATGGCTGTGAAGCAGCAGCAGGAACTCTTCACCGAGCTGAGGGACACATTCGCTCGCCGCCTCACCAATCATCTCAACAACGTCTTTGTGCACCAG GGCCACGACCAGACTTCCACCCTGTCCCAACACACTATGGAGCTGACCCTGCCCAAACACAGCCCCCTCCATCGGGACCTTCTGCGCTACGCTAAGCTCATGGAGTGGCTGAAGATCACCCACCGGGAGAAGTACGAGGGTCTGTCCAGG acCTACGTGGACTACATGAGTCGACTGTACGAACGAGAAATCAAAGACTTCTTTGAGATAGCAAAGATCAAGATGGCGGGAACGAGCAAGGAGGCCAAGGGCAAGTTTG CCACGCTTCCGCGGAAAGAGAGCGCGCTCAGACAGGAGACGGAAA GCCTTCACGGCAGCTCAGGAAAGTTGACGGGGTCTACTTCCAGCCTGAACAAGCTGAGCGTGCAGGGCTCCAACAGCCGGCGCTCGCAGTCGTCCTCGCTACTGGACATGGGCAACATGTCGGCCTCCGACCTGGACGTGGCCGACCGCACCAAGTTCGATAAG ATATTCGAGCAGGTCCTCAGTGAGCTGGAGCCTCTCTGCCTCGCCGAGCAAGACTTCATCAGCAAGTTCTTCAAGCTGCAGCAGAACTCGAGCGTCCCACCTCCCCTG CAAGAAGCCAGGGAGTCGGATGGCAGCGTGCAATCAAGAATGCCTCCCCAGGCAGAACACAGACACTCCTTATCTTCAGA CAAAGACATGGTCCGGCTGATGATGAATAAAGTCTTCCAGAGTATCGAGACGGAGCTCAACAGCCTCATCGCTCTAGGCGACAAGATCGACAGCTTCCACTCGCTCTACATGCTGGTGAAGATGAGCCACCACGTGTGGACGGCGGAGAACGTCGACCCGGCGTCTTTTCTCAGCACCACGCTGGGAAACGTGCTGGTCACAGTCAAGAGAAACTTTGATAAATGCATT TCCGGCCAGATTAGACAGATGGAGGAAGTGAAAATTTCCAAGAAGAGCAAAGTTGGCATCTTACCTTTCGTCACGGGCTTTGAAGAGTTCGCCGAGTTGGCCGAGACCATCTTCCGGAACGCGGAACGTCGCGGGGACCTGGACAAAGCTTACGTCAAGCTCATCAGGGCCGTCTTCATGAACG TGGAAAAAGTGGCCAACGAGAGCCAGAAGACGCCGCGGGACGTGGTGATGATGGAGAACTTCCACCACATCTTCTCCACGCTGTCTCGGCTGAAGATCTCCTGTTTGGATACCGAGAGGCGCGAGGCCAAGCACAAATACACGGACCACCTGCAGTCCTACGTTATCAACTCTCTGGGACAACCTCTGGAAAAGCTCAAc CATTTCTTCGAAGGCGTGGAAGCCCGCGTGGCCCAAGGGATCCGCGAGGAGGAGGTGAGCTATCAGCTGGCCTTCAACAAGCAGGAGCTCCGCAAGGTCATCAAAGAGTACCCCGGAAAAGAGGTCAAGAAGGGACTGGATAACCTCTACAAGAAGGTGGACAAACACTTGTGCGAAGAAGAAAGCCTGCTCCAG GTGGTTTGGCACTCCACGCAAGACGAGTTCATCCGACAGTATAAACACTTTGAAGACTTGATCGGCAGATGTTACCCCGGTTCCGGAATCACCATGGAGTTTACCATCCAGGACATGCTGGAGTATTTCTCCAGCATTGCTCAATCCCATTAG